A window of Campylobacter lari subsp. lari contains these coding sequences:
- a CDS encoding capsular polysaccharide export system, ATP-binding protein, translated as MIKLVNLTKSFPLRNGGRHYVFKNLSFEFPENCSIGLMGRNGAGKSTLMKLLSGSLLPDRGKIITNKKLSWPLGLAGAFQHRLSARDNARFVARVYGYKGKALEEKIKFVEDFAELGKFFDEPMNTYSAGMSARISFGLSMAFDFDYYLIDEAGAVGDPKFREKSSKIYKEKLSQSKVIMVSHNVAEIKQWCDKIIFMQDGQATIYDDVDEGIAVYQGKINAK; from the coding sequence ATGATAAAATTAGTTAATTTAACCAAATCTTTTCCTTTACGCAATGGTGGAAGGCATTATGTTTTTAAAAACTTAAGTTTTGAATTCCCTGAAAATTGTAGTATAGGTTTAATGGGACGCAATGGTGCTGGAAAATCAACCTTAATGAAACTTTTAAGTGGTTCCTTGCTTCCTGATAGAGGTAAGATTATAACTAATAAAAAACTATCTTGGCCTCTAGGCTTAGCAGGTGCGTTTCAACACAGACTCTCAGCAAGGGACAATGCGCGCTTTGTGGCTAGAGTATATGGTTATAAAGGAAAGGCTTTAGAAGAAAAGATTAAATTTGTTGAAGATTTTGCTGAGCTTGGTAAATTTTTTGATGAGCCTATGAATACTTACTCAGCAGGTATGAGTGCTAGAATATCTTTTGGTTTAAGTATGGCATTTGATTTTGATTATTATTTAATTGACGAAGCAGGTGCTGTGGGAGATCCTAAATTTAGAGAAAAAAGTTCTAAAATTTATAAAGAAAAATTAAGTCAGTCAAAAGTTATCATGGTTTCACACAATGTAGCTGAAATTAAACAATGGTGTGATAAAATTATATTTATGCAAGATGGACAAGCTACTATATATGATGATGTAGATGAGGGTATAGCGGTATATCAAGGAAAAATAAATGCAAAATGA
- the kpsM gene encoding capsule polysaccharide transporter KpsM, giving the protein MFNVIHALFFRELKTRFGINKYLGYFWVIGEPMMVILVITSIITLIREFRHQIMPEGVSIFLFLAVGIIPFFMFRSIINQLLNGISSNLTLFAYKPVKPIHVFIARTMLEFCIYFTIFICVMFLAGWFLHMQVIPKHFLEVMFSLFLLIVFGFAMGMCFAIAGHFAEPLKMALGYLNAILYWTSLVVFPVWIVPKPILDILYYNPLLHIMELLKYNFFQNYPLLDDYNYYYPIVCLSVILFLGLFFYYFTREKLIAVR; this is encoded by the coding sequence ATGTTTAATGTCATACATGCTCTTTTTTTTAGAGAGTTAAAGACAAGATTTGGTATTAATAAATATTTGGGCTATTTTTGGGTAATCGGAGAGCCTATGATGGTAATTTTAGTGATTACTTCTATAATCACACTTATTAGAGAGTTTCGCCATCAAATCATGCCCGAGGGTGTTTCTATCTTTTTATTTTTAGCAGTAGGGATTATACCTTTTTTTATGTTTAGAAGTATTATTAATCAGCTTTTAAATGGCATTAGTTCTAATCTAACTTTATTTGCTTATAAGCCAGTAAAACCTATACATGTCTTTATTGCTAGGACTATGCTTGAGTTTTGCATTTATTTTACTATTTTTATTTGTGTGATGTTTTTAGCTGGATGGTTTTTGCATATGCAAGTTATACCTAAACACTTTTTAGAAGTGATGTTTTCACTTTTTTTACTTATAGTGTTTGGTTTTGCTATGGGAATGTGTTTTGCTATAGCAGGACATTTTGCAGAACCTTTAAAAATGGCATTGGGTTATTTAAATGCTATTTTATATTGGACTTCTTTGGTGGTATTTCCTGTTTGGATAGTACCCAAACCTATTTTAGATATTTTATATTACAATCCACTTTTGCATATTATGGAGCTTTTAAAATATAATTTTTTTCAAAATTATCCATTACTTGATGATTATAATTATTACTATCCTATTGTATGTTTGAGTGTGATTTTATTTCTAGGTTTGTTTTTTTACTATTTTACTAGAGAAAAGTTGATAGCGGTACGATGA
- a CDS encoding CDP-glycerol glycerophosphotransferase family protein, translated as MILNSKKLRKLRTNPKLFFKDAIEKKVFWLSGIYNKYLPKKHKGFTQYTIISAVYNVEKYLDDYFNSIINQRLDFKKNIFMILVDDGSTDNSASIVKKYQKKYPKNIVYLYKENGGQASARNLGLKYMQENNYKTPWVTFTDPDDFLDRNYFYEVDKFLSTHQDDDICMIGCNIIFYHEKQRMYKDDHSLNCKFKKGIQVRENYDLDNFIQLSAASCFMNITFLNNLIFDEKLKPNFEDAKFINEYLLENISLKSTFLSKAKYFYRKREDGGSTLDSKLKSKDYYLNVTRNGYLKILSDCVKNKRSIPLFVQNLVLYDLCWQIKSLVNSPEKLSFMSKNEKQRYLELLDQNFSYIDTETILNFNLAGLYFDKKVGILNCFKNEKPPFQITYIEDYDPYKEQILITYYTGDDKDIESIRIDNEVIYADYEKIVKYDFLDRVFCYQKRLWVSIPIDIKGKLEFFIDGIKTRITFNKKQLQNVNIQDIRKEFQKRLPKSNIWLLMDRDYEADDNAEHLYRYIMQNHPEQEIVFALRKESSDWKRLEKERFNLIEFGSFEFERIIKKASKVISSHCDEYLTKYITNRSQFVFIQHGVILNDLSRWLNSKKINLFITSTQAEYDSIANNYSRYKFGKKEVLLTGLARHDALLKNNRFNIKQILIMPTWRKNIVGNVAKSDIRNLREYFKQSEYFQKWNSLLNSVSLKKLCEQYSYIIVFNPHLNIMLYLKEFNIPSHIKIANQDESLQVLFCNSSLMITDYSSVAFEMAYLEKPVIYYQFDKEEFFTSHTLQKGYFDYKKNGFGPVLENEENLLKELEILLKNNCKPFGIYKDNIDSTFVFKDSRCCERIYKKLNSI; from the coding sequence ATGATTTTAAATTCTAAAAAATTAAGAAAACTTAGAACTAACCCAAAACTATTCTTCAAAGATGCTATAGAAAAAAAAGTTTTTTGGTTGAGCGGTATATATAACAAATACCTTCCCAAAAAACACAAAGGTTTTACTCAATACACAATAATCTCCGCTGTATATAATGTAGAAAAATATTTAGATGATTATTTTAATTCTATCATAAATCAAAGACTTGATTTTAAAAAAAATATCTTTATGATATTAGTGGATGATGGTTCTACTGATAATTCTGCAAGTATTGTTAAAAAATATCAAAAAAAATATCCAAAAAATATTGTTTATCTTTACAAAGAAAATGGTGGTCAAGCTAGTGCTAGAAATTTGGGCTTAAAATATATGCAAGAAAATAATTATAAAACCCCTTGGGTTACTTTTACTGACCCAGATGATTTTTTAGATAGAAATTATTTTTATGAAGTAGATAAATTTTTATCAACTCATCAAGATGATGATATTTGTATGATAGGGTGTAATATAATTTTTTATCATGAAAAACAAAGAATGTATAAAGATGATCATTCGCTGAATTGTAAATTTAAAAAAGGTATACAAGTTAGAGAAAATTATGATCTTGATAATTTTATACAATTATCCGCTGCGAGTTGTTTTATGAATATCACATTTTTAAATAATTTAATATTTGATGAGAAATTGAAACCAAATTTTGAAGATGCTAAATTTATAAACGAGTATTTACTAGAAAACATTAGCTTAAAAAGTACTTTTTTGTCAAAGGCAAAATACTTTTATAGAAAAAGAGAAGATGGTGGTTCAACTTTGGATTCAAAATTAAAATCAAAAGATTATTATTTGAATGTGACTAGAAATGGATATTTAAAGATTTTAAGTGATTGTGTAAAAAATAAGAGAAGTATTCCTTTGTTTGTGCAAAATTTGGTTTTATATGATTTATGCTGGCAAATCAAATCTCTTGTTAATTCTCCTGAAAAATTATCTTTTATGAGTAAAAATGAAAAACAAAGATATTTAGAACTACTAGATCAAAATTTTTCCTATATAGATACCGAAACAATTCTTAATTTTAATTTAGCAGGCTTATATTTTGACAAAAAAGTAGGTATTTTAAATTGCTTTAAAAATGAAAAACCACCATTTCAAATAACTTATATAGAAGATTATGATCCTTATAAAGAGCAAATTTTAATTACTTATTACACTGGAGATGATAAAGATATAGAAAGCATTAGAATAGATAATGAAGTAATATATGCAGATTATGAAAAGATAGTTAAATACGATTTTTTAGATAGAGTATTTTGCTACCAAAAAAGATTGTGGGTTTCTATACCTATTGATATTAAGGGTAAATTGGAATTTTTTATAGATGGAATAAAGACCAGAATAACTTTTAATAAGAAGCAACTTCAGAATGTAAATATCCAAGATATCCGAAAAGAATTTCAAAAAAGATTACCAAAAAGTAATATTTGGCTTTTGATGGATAGAGATTATGAAGCAGATGATAATGCAGAACATTTATACAGATATATTATGCAAAATCATCCTGAGCAAGAAATAGTTTTTGCATTAAGAAAAGAAAGTTCAGACTGGAAAAGATTAGAAAAAGAAAGGTTTAATTTAATAGAATTTGGAAGTTTTGAATTTGAAAGAATTATAAAAAAAGCTTCAAAAGTTATTAGTTCTCATTGCGATGAGTATTTAACTAAATATATTACAAATAGAAGTCAATTTGTTTTTATACAACATGGGGTTATATTAAATGATCTTTCTAGATGGCTTAATTCTAAAAAAATAAATTTGTTTATAACCTCAACTCAGGCAGAGTATGATTCTATAGCAAATAATTATAGTCGCTATAAATTTGGAAAAAAAGAAGTGCTATTAACAGGTCTTGCAAGACATGATGCTTTGTTGAAAAACAATCGATTTAATATTAAACAAATCCTTATAATGCCAACATGGAGAAAAAATATAGTTGGCAATGTTGCTAAATCTGACATAAGAAATTTAAGAGAATATTTTAAACAAAGCGAATATTTTCAAAAATGGAATTCTCTGTTAAATAGTGTTAGTTTAAAAAAACTATGTGAGCAATATTCTTATATTATAGTCTTTAATCCACATCTTAATATTATGCTATATTTAAAAGAATTTAATATCCCATCTCATATAAAAATAGCCAATCAAGATGAAAGTTTACAAGTACTATTTTGTAATTCTTCTTTAATGATTACAGATTACTCTAGTGTGGCTTTTGAGATGGCGTATCTAGAAAAACCAGTAATTTATTATCAATTTGATAAAGAGGAATTTTTTACTTCCCACACATTGCAAAAAGGATATTTTGATTATAAAAAAAATGGTTTTGGGCCAGTTCTTGAGAATGAAGAAAATCTACTGAAAGAGCTTGAAATTTTATTGAAAAATAATTGTAAACCTTTTGGTATTTATAAAGACAATATCGATTCAACTTTTGTTTTTAAAGATAGTAGATGCTGTGAAAGAATTTATAAAAAATTAAATTCAATTTAA
- a CDS encoding glycosyltransferase produces MKLSIIIPFGLSKERIYIKDRVIQKACEFKSDDRVEYVFVEGYSSLENDLKCIIEENGHIYLKDESQKNFFSQGKCRNLGASFANSDVVMFLDADYYLSQQSLEYILELIDIKEIALKPNHILSLPVVFLNQKGSEFVYTQDKKLWDGLIKNDLISGKKEWIKFFAPSSTSSIVINKHKFLTLGGNDERFIGHGYEDFDLLARILYSCIDLEQIPANLNYDARNWNFKNFEGFRAWFALLGYEASFHGVYLYHFHHDEPNQNGYMDNKHKNHQRFYKHISNIKAHSIKHLCDKSVYQCNVLFIHSKKTLYSIKEILPYIGNIVCINEDNLICKSQKELESIIAEKQIHKVLLLNEYIKNKNLLYFFQKLDLEIVYFEKGILPESYLITSSKNKMLEFDKTLYQDEITQARLYLKSLSKEDNDKILNLMVEKNIDKNDLDFFVNFLINDLYCFGKKEQEAIKFYKINLENKKIFFKDIQKSKYSLNSLIYKPFIYEISSFSFIKMFNRYIGLKLIQTKFSHTKFYRLLQKFFYNPKAFFDDSKFFKKFKNAN; encoded by the coding sequence GTGAAACTTTCTATTATTATACCTTTTGGTTTAAGTAAAGAAAGAATTTATATAAAAGATCGTGTTATTCAAAAAGCATGTGAGTTTAAAAGTGATGATAGAGTTGAATATGTGTTTGTTGAAGGATATTCTTCTTTAGAAAATGATTTAAAGTGTATCATCGAAGAAAATGGGCATATTTATCTTAAAGATGAAAGCCAAAAAAATTTTTTCTCGCAGGGAAAATGTCGCAATCTAGGTGCATCTTTTGCAAATTCAGACGTGGTAATGTTTTTAGATGCGGATTATTATTTATCACAACAATCTTTGGAATATATTTTAGAACTTATTGATATTAAAGAAATAGCTTTAAAACCAAATCATATTTTGTCTTTACCAGTTGTATTTTTAAACCAAAAGGGTAGTGAGTTTGTTTATACTCAAGATAAAAAATTATGGGATGGCTTGATAAAGAATGATTTAATTAGCGGAAAAAAAGAGTGGATTAAATTTTTTGCTCCAAGTTCTACCTCTAGTATAGTGATTAATAAACATAAATTTTTAACACTTGGTGGAAATGATGAGCGGTTTATAGGTCATGGGTATGAAGATTTTGATCTTTTAGCAAGAATTTTATACTCTTGTATTGATTTAGAGCAAATACCAGCTAATTTAAACTATGATGCAAGAAATTGGAATTTTAAAAATTTTGAAGGTTTTAGAGCCTGGTTTGCCTTGCTTGGATATGAAGCAAGTTTTCATGGGGTGTATTTATATCATTTTCATCATGATGAACCAAATCAAAATGGCTACATGGATAATAAGCACAAAAATCATCAAAGATTTTACAAGCATATATCAAATATCAAAGCACATTCTATAAAGCATTTATGTGATAAAAGTGTTTATCAATGTAATGTTTTATTTATTCACTCTAAGAAAACATTGTACTCTATAAAAGAAATACTACCTTATATAGGTAATATTGTGTGTATAAATGAAGATAATTTAATTTGTAAAAGCCAAAAAGAACTCGAAAGTATAATCGCGGAAAAACAAATTCATAAAGTTTTGCTTTTAAATGAGTACATTAAAAACAAAAATCTATTATACTTTTTTCAAAAACTAGATTTAGAGATTGTTTATTTTGAAAAAGGAATTTTGCCCGAGTCGTATTTGATAACTAGTAGCAAAAATAAAATGTTAGAATTTGATAAAACTTTATATCAAGATGAAATAACGCAAGCAAGATTGTATTTAAAAAGCTTGTCAAAAGAAGACAATGATAAAATTTTAAATCTTATGGTAGAAAAAAATATAGATAAAAATGATTTAGATTTTTTTGTAAATTTTTTAATTAATGATTTATACTGTTTTGGTAAAAAAGAACAAGAAGCTATAAAATTTTATAAGATAAATCTAGAAAATAAAAAAATATTTTTTAAAGATATTCAAAAAAGCAAATATAGTTTAAATTCTTTGATTTATAAGCCTTTTATATATGAGATTTCATCATTTTCATTTATAAAAATGTTTAATAGATATATAGGTTTAAAGCTTATACAAACTAAATTTTCTCACACAAAATTTTATCGTTTACTTCAAAAATTTTTTTATAATCCAAAAGCGTTTTTTGATGATTCTAAATTTTTTAAAAAGTTTAAAAATGCAAACTAA
- a CDS encoding capsule biosynthesis protein — protein sequence MQNELLKKFKNLEIFNSFKIVLILTAFVVFYYIFIAANRYVSESVLSVKSTTGDSGAITGIAAFLTNNSFSSEDINYLKSYIHSLDMLNILEEKIQIRELYQKQKLDFFYSISSSADQEDFLKYYQNRVKITQENSANGLLRVEVEGFDPQSAHLIASTIVKESEKFINEISHKAARDQMQFAEEELLQFKKRYQKAKDELLAFQNKYGVFDPLKQAEGTLKLIAELESKIAAKEAELLMMQSYINDNAPQIVTIKSEIDALKKQLQKEKSKVSSPKSSQKLNDLAAKFQDLTIEAGFAESAYTAALKAYESARIEALRKIKQVVIVQSPSLPQSAKYPEALYNILTAFMILSLIYGVVKFIKMIIEEHRY from the coding sequence ATGCAAAATGAATTATTAAAAAAGTTTAAAAATTTAGAAATATTTAATTCTTTTAAAATAGTATTGATTTTGACAGCATTTGTTGTATTTTATTATATTTTTATAGCAGCAAATCGCTATGTGAGTGAAAGTGTTTTAAGTGTGAAATCAACCACAGGAGATAGCGGAGCTATTACTGGAATTGCCGCATTTTTGACTAATAATTCTTTTTCAAGCGAGGATATTAATTATTTAAAATCTTATATTCATTCTTTAGATATGTTAAATATCTTAGAAGAAAAAATTCAAATTCGCGAGTTATATCAAAAACAAAAACTTGATTTTTTTTATAGTATTTCTTCATCAGCTGACCAAGAGGATTTTTTAAAGTATTATCAAAACCGTGTTAAGATTACTCAAGAAAACTCAGCCAATGGGCTTTTGCGTGTAGAAGTAGAAGGTTTTGACCCACAAAGTGCACATTTGATAGCTTCAACTATAGTTAAAGAAAGTGAAAAATTTATCAATGAAATTTCACATAAAGCCGCAAGAGATCAAATGCAATTTGCTGAAGAAGAGCTTTTACAATTTAAAAAAAGATATCAAAAGGCTAAAGATGAGCTTTTAGCTTTTCAAAATAAATATGGAGTATTTGATCCACTTAAACAAGCAGAAGGTACTCTAAAACTCATAGCTGAACTCGAATCAAAAATAGCAGCCAAAGAAGCTGAACTTTTGATGATGCAAAGTTATATAAATGATAATGCACCGCAAATTGTCACTATAAAAAGTGAAATAGATGCATTGAAAAAACAGCTTCAAAAGGAAAAATCCAAAGTTTCATCGCCAAAATCTTCTCAAAAGCTTAATGATCTTGCAGCTAAATTCCAAGATCTGACTATAGAAGCAGGTTTTGCAGAAAGTGCTTATACAGCTGCTTTAAAAGCATATGAGAGTGCTAGGATAGAAGCTTTAAGAAAGATAAAACAAGTGGTTATAGTGCAAAGTCCAAGTTTACCTCAAAGTGCTAAATACCCAGAAGCTTTGTATAATATACTCACAGCTTTTATGATTTTATCTTTGATTTATGGAGTTGTTAAATTTATTAAAATGATTATAGAGGAGCATAGATACTAA
- a CDS encoding glycosyltransferase family 2 protein, whose translation MQTKTTGVVIPIYNVEKYLKECLDSVINQTYTNLEIILVNDGSTDENSLNIAKEYTLKDKRIILFDKKNGGQSTARNVGIEYFSGEYKLKNKTQAIKENSLIEFNIEGNNPYEIYTVYKSYKAFNNEQDLTSFTYPITDYIIFLDSDDYWELNCIEECVPRMDGVDVLWFDYRPLYDKVKRRHISQMTYFDYKNEIIITPKEWLEKARERKLFYFWFAWQGMINFNFLKNVKLKFINGIFAEDCHFGVILFALSKNIYIFPKQIYFYRLRELSSMNFTNKKWIIHPNSYLKKIDVFENSSITRLYYESASWMQIALDFIKFINSNHYLSEDIKAHFLPVVCNKALTLQRFDKDPLCLKKYSKNLKIYIQNQPLGAVDRVKEYLSYKLTKELSKKKGILRLTLPFSIIRVSLQYRKDAIEYKKSIKRDVLNKRLPLEFYRDYQQSLSLKNQKLIQSLHDIGLKIMSLKG comes from the coding sequence ATGCAAACTAAAACCACCGGCGTAGTAATCCCCATATACAATGTAGAAAAATATCTAAAAGAATGTTTAGATAGTGTAATCAATCAAACTTATACTAACTTAGAAATCATACTAGTAAATGATGGTAGCACAGATGAAAACTCACTTAATATTGCAAAAGAATATACTCTAAAAGATAAAAGAATCATTCTTTTTGATAAGAAAAATGGTGGACAAAGCACAGCTAGAAATGTAGGTATAGAATATTTTAGCGGAGAGTATAAACTTAAAAATAAAACTCAAGCCATAAAAGAAAATTCTTTAATAGAATTTAATATAGAGGGTAATAATCCTTATGAAATATATACTGTATATAAAAGCTATAAAGCTTTTAATAATGAACAAGATTTAACAAGCTTTACTTATCCTATTACAGATTATATTATCTTTTTAGATTCTGATGATTATTGGGAATTAAACTGCATAGAAGAATGTGTACCTAGAATGGATGGGGTAGATGTGTTGTGGTTTGATTATAGGCCTTTGTATGATAAAGTTAAAAGAAGGCACATTAGCCAAATGACTTATTTTGATTATAAAAATGAGATTATCATCACACCTAAAGAATGGCTAGAGAAGGCTAGAGAAAGAAAACTTTTTTATTTTTGGTTTGCTTGGCAAGGTATGATAAATTTTAATTTTTTAAAAAATGTAAAATTAAAATTTATTAATGGGATTTTTGCAGAAGATTGTCATTTTGGAGTGATATTATTTGCATTAAGTAAAAATATTTATATATTTCCAAAGCAAATATATTTTTATCGCTTAAGAGAGTTAAGCTCTATGAATTTTACTAATAAAAAATGGATAATACATCCTAATTCATATCTTAAAAAAATAGATGTTTTTGAGAATTCAAGTATAACTAGACTATACTATGAAAGCGCAAGTTGGATGCAAATTGCATTAGATTTTATAAAATTTATTAATTCTAATCATTATTTAAGTGAAGATATAAAAGCACATTTTTTGCCAGTAGTATGCAATAAAGCTTTAACTTTACAAAGGTTCGATAAAGATCCATTGTGTTTAAAAAAATATTCTAAAAATTTAAAAATATATATACAAAATCAACCCTTAGGAGCAGTTGATAGAGTGAAAGAATATCTTTCGTATAAACTTACAAAAGAACTTTCTAAAAAAAAAGGTATATTAAGATTAACTTTGCCCTTTAGCATTATTAGAGTATCTTTGCAATATCGAAAAGACGCTATAGAATACAAAAAAAGTATTAAAAGAGATGTTTTAAATAAAAGATTGCCATTAGAATTTTACAGAGATTACCAGCAATCTTTGAGCTTAAAAAATCAAAAGTTAATTCAATCGTTGCATGATATTGGACTAAAAATCATGTCGCTTAAAGGTTAA
- a CDS encoding polysaccharide biosynthesis/export family protein produces the protein MKKIFIFLLLPLFLFSAVDVSQIAKTQADSIKQIQDKEFLQNDLNKTTIINAKVFGAHLFNGNFTKFTQHVYNPDYKLAVGDRINVKIWGAVEFIQTLTVDSQGNIFIPKVGAINLLGVKNSALVQVITKAINKIYKSNVYVYADMDIYQNVSVFVTGNVNQPGLYQGLSSDSIIQYLDKASGINLEYGSFRDIQILRDNKVIKKVDLYDFLLKGQLDLFPFRMGDVILVGSVQKYVFVEGDVQKPFRFELSNDILNLEDIARVAGAKPIVTNAVVKSYREDHKLHVQAYSKKQFLGVKLYNGDEIEFRPDYTAQNISISIEGEHNGLHSVVVKKGTTLAELAKMITVNDQSNINALQVFRKSVAATQKQLIEAQLKELETLALTSSSVNAEQASIRATQAKTILEFIARAKQAQPKGQIVIDNVKAYNSIVLEEGDVVNVPSKNNLVLVQGEVSIPGAFVYMDKEKLRYYINLAGGFSDRADISRVLVINANGKATKYSGRSSADIKAGDSILVLPKVDSQNLQIFSMLTQILYQIAIATNVVLNI, from the coding sequence ATGAAAAAGATATTTATATTTTTACTTTTACCTTTGTTTTTATTTTCTGCGGTAGATGTTTCTCAAATTGCAAAAACACAAGCAGATAGTATAAAGCAAATTCAAGATAAAGAATTTTTACAAAATGATTTAAATAAAACAACAATTATAAATGCTAAAGTATTTGGTGCGCATTTGTTTAATGGAAACTTTACTAAATTTACTCAACATGTTTACAATCCTGACTATAAACTAGCAGTAGGCGATAGGATTAATGTAAAAATTTGGGGTGCAGTAGAGTTTATACAAACCTTAACAGTAGATTCTCAAGGAAATATTTTCATACCAAAAGTAGGAGCGATTAATCTTTTAGGTGTGAAAAATAGTGCTTTAGTGCAAGTTATCACAAAAGCTATTAATAAAATTTATAAAAGCAATGTCTATGTATATGCGGACATGGATATTTATCAAAATGTATCGGTATTTGTTACAGGAAATGTAAATCAACCTGGTCTTTATCAAGGACTAAGTTCAGATTCTATCATACAGTATTTAGATAAAGCAAGTGGAATTAATTTAGAATATGGTAGTTTTAGAGATATTCAAATTTTAAGAGATAATAAAGTCATTAAAAAAGTAGATTTATATGACTTTTTACTTAAAGGCCAACTTGATCTTTTTCCTTTTAGAATGGGTGATGTGATTTTAGTGGGTAGTGTGCAAAAGTATGTTTTTGTAGAAGGAGATGTGCAAAAACCTTTTAGATTTGAGCTCAGTAATGATATTTTAAATTTAGAAGATATAGCAAGGGTTGCAGGAGCTAAGCCTATAGTTACTAATGCGGTTGTAAAAAGCTATAGAGAAGATCACAAGCTTCATGTGCAAGCTTATAGTAAAAAGCAGTTTTTAGGCGTGAAATTATATAACGGTGATGAGATAGAGTTTAGACCTGATTATACTGCGCAAAATATTAGTATTAGTATAGAAGGTGAGCATAACGGTTTGCACTCTGTGGTGGTAAAAAAAGGCACAACCTTAGCAGAGCTTGCTAAAATGATTACAGTTAATGATCAATCAAACATTAATGCCTTACAGGTTTTTAGAAAAAGTGTAGCAGCTACTCAAAAACAACTTATAGAAGCCCAACTTAAAGAGCTTGAAACACTAGCTCTAACAAGTTCTTCAGTCAATGCTGAGCAAGCTAGCATTAGAGCTACTCAAGCTAAGACGATTTTAGAATTTATTGCACGTGCAAAGCAAGCCCAACCAAAAGGACAAATCGTTATAGATAATGTCAAAGCGTATAATTCTATAGTATTAGAAGAAGGTGATGTAGTGAATGTACCTAGTAAAAATAATCTTGTTTTGGTTCAAGGTGAAGTTTCTATACCAGGTGCATTTGTATATATGGATAAAGAAAAATTAAGATATTACATCAACTTAGCAGGTGGTTTTAGTGATAGGGCTGATATATCAAGAGTTTTGGTAATCAATGCTAATGGTAAAGCAACTAAATACAGCGGTAGAAGTTCAGCAGATATCAAAGCAGGAGATTCTATTTTGGTTTTACCAAAAGTAGATAGTCAGAATTTACAAATTTTTAGCATGTTAACACAAATTTTATATCAAATAGCTATTGCAACTAATGTAGTGTTAAATATATAG
- a CDS encoding KpsF/GutQ family sugar-phosphate isomerase, with product MSQIDAIKIAKEVFEIESKTILDLCDNLDENFSKTIDLILSIKGRCVISGMGKSGHIGAKIAATLASTGTPSFFMHPGEALHGDLGMLTSEDVLLAISNSGETEEVLKLIPVIKKRKIPLIVMAGNQNSTLAKQADIFINIAVKKEACPLQLAPTSSTTATLAMGDAIAVALMRARKFRPDDFALFHPGGSLGRKLLTRVGDLMVSNNLPIVSPESEFNELVDVMTSGKLGLCIVLENEKLVGIITDGDLRRALRANDKPRFDFKAKEIMSEKPKTIEASAMASEAEELMLKHKIKEIVVTQDKKIVGIIQLYAIGNV from the coding sequence ATGAGCCAAATAGATGCGATTAAAATAGCCAAAGAAGTTTTTGAGATAGAATCAAAAACGATTTTAGATTTATGCGATAACTTAGATGAAAATTTTAGTAAAACCATTGATCTAATTTTATCTATCAAAGGTAGATGTGTGATAAGTGGCATGGGTAAGTCAGGCCATATAGGAGCTAAGATAGCTGCAACTTTGGCTAGTACAGGTACTCCGAGTTTTTTTATGCATCCAGGTGAAGCATTACATGGAGATCTTGGTATGCTTACAAGTGAGGATGTGCTTTTGGCTATTTCAAATTCAGGAGAAACTGAAGAGGTTTTAAAACTCATACCAGTGATTAAAAAAAGAAAAATTCCTTTAATTGTTATGGCAGGAAATCAAAACTCTACCCTAGCCAAGCAAGCAGATATTTTTATAAATATAGCAGTAAAAAAAGAAGCTTGCCCACTCCAGCTTGCTCCTACTTCTTCTACTACGGCTACTTTGGCTATGGGTGATGCTATAGCAGTAGCTTTAATGAGAGCAAGGAAATTTAGACCCGATGACTTTGCTTTATTTCACCCAGGAGGAAGCTTAGGTAGAAAGCTTTTAACTAGGGTGGGTGATTTGATGGTATCAAATAATCTACCTATAGTAAGTCCTGAGAGTGAATTTAATGAGCTTGTTGATGTGATGACTAGTGGTAAATTAGGACTTTGTATAGTACTTGAGAATGAAAAACTAGTTGGGATCATTACAGATGGAGATTTAAGAAGAGCATTAAGAGCAAACGATAAGCCAAGATTTGATTTTAAAGCCAAGGAAATCATGAGTGAAAAACCTAAAACTATAGAAGCAAGTGCTATGGCAAGTGAAGCAGAAGAGCTTATGCTAAAACATAAAATCAAAGAAATAGTTGTCACTCAAGATAAAAAAATAGTGGGTATTATACAACTTTATGCGATAGGAAATGTGTGA